Proteins from a genomic interval of Sphingobacterium sp. SYP-B4668:
- the tnpA gene encoding IS66 family insertion sequence element accessory protein TnpA, which yields MSIQEKREYMLSMIADWQQSGKSKKAYCAEHGINEAKFYYWLSRIKESDKSAVGFLTIDKASKNSDIEIIYPNGVRIKVEKDLGLLSQLIRLY from the coding sequence ATGAGCATACAAGAAAAAAGAGAATATATGCTATCGATGATAGCAGACTGGCAGCAGAGCGGAAAAAGTAAGAAGGCATATTGTGCTGAACATGGGATCAATGAAGCCAAATTTTATTATTGGCTTTCCCGAATTAAAGAAAGCGATAAGTCCGCTGTTGGCTTTTTAACCATCGATAAAGCCAGTAAAAACAGTGATATTGAAATTATCTATCCCAATGGTGTACGTATAAAGGTAGAAAAGGACCTTGGGCTTCTCTCTCAATTGATTCGTTTGTACTGA
- a CDS encoding winged helix-turn-helix domain-containing protein, whose product MVLKQTPSDYGFESNRWTGPILAKWIKKEYGLDYQKAQVYNLLEKVDITFMKKQGLVCSV is encoded by the coding sequence ATAGTCCTGAAACAGACTCCCTCAGACTATGGGTTTGAATCAAACAGATGGACTGGACCGATTTTGGCAAAATGGATAAAAAAGGAATACGGCTTAGACTATCAGAAAGCGCAGGTATACAACTTACTGGAAAAGGTTGACATAACCTTTATGAAGAAGCAGGGATTAGTATGTTCCGTGTAA
- a CDS encoding zinc-dependent peptidase encodes MEYSPLVITALLFILGGLLIMYVLKNVGRKHSVQGGANIATAAIRNILDAHVTFYRQLNEHEQNRFCERVEYFLKTTKISAEKGVFIADEDKVLVAASATIPLFHFDNWAYENLDEVLIYPDAFDEKFDTDNANRNILGMVGDGAMNRKMILSLGALRTGFALGSSHNTAIHEFVHLIDKADGEIDGVPEYLIPKSLVGPWLAEMSKTIRQIRSEQSDIRDYAATNEAEFLAVLSEYFFQKPKLLKEEHPELFKILSETYERSGTI; translated from the coding sequence ATGGAATATAGTCCCCTAGTGATTACTGCTCTTTTGTTTATTCTTGGAGGGTTACTGATAATGTACGTACTTAAAAATGTAGGTAGGAAGCATTCCGTACAGGGTGGAGCTAATATAGCTACAGCTGCCATTAGGAATATACTTGATGCGCACGTCACGTTTTATAGGCAACTAAATGAACATGAACAAAATCGTTTCTGTGAGCGCGTAGAATATTTTTTAAAGACGACCAAGATTTCTGCTGAAAAAGGCGTGTTCATAGCCGATGAGGATAAGGTCTTGGTTGCCGCCAGTGCTACTATACCTCTATTTCATTTTGATAATTGGGCTTATGAAAATCTAGATGAGGTACTGATTTATCCCGATGCATTCGATGAGAAGTTTGATACAGATAATGCCAATCGCAATATCTTAGGTATGGTAGGAGATGGTGCAATGAATCGGAAGATGATTTTATCATTGGGTGCGCTACGAACAGGATTTGCGCTAGGAAGCTCGCATAATACCGCCATTCATGAATTTGTACATCTTATTGATAAAGCCGATGGTGAAATTGATGGAGTCCCCGAATATCTTATTCCGAAATCTTTAGTGGGGCCATGGTTGGCCGAAATGAGTAAAACGATAAGACAGATTAGAAGCGAACAATCAGATATTAGAGATTATGCGGCCACCAACGAAGCCGAATTTCTCGCTGTACTATCAGAGTACTTTTTTCAAAAACCAAAATTATTGAAAGAGGAACACCCTGAGCTATTCAAAATTCTTTCAGAAACCTATGAACGAAGTGGTACGATTTAA
- a CDS encoding helix-turn-helix domain-containing protein, giving the protein MGKSVLKVQRAEAEKIKKILSKNEAYTVGARLNLVYLVALGHSSRKLSELHNISFKQITNWVHRFENEGIEGLKDKKGRGRHSALSNEQLEKIKK; this is encoded by the coding sequence GTGGGAAAATCAGTATTAAAAGTTCAGCGTGCAGAGGCTGAGAAAATAAAGAAAATCTTAAGCAAGAATGAGGCGTATACCGTTGGAGCCAGGCTAAATCTTGTTTACCTGGTCGCATTGGGACATTCCAGCAGAAAACTGTCTGAGCTTCACAACATAAGTTTTAAACAGATAACCAATTGGGTTCATCGTTTCGAGAATGAAGGCATAGAAGGTTTGAAAGATAAGAAAGGAAGAGGAAGGCATAGTGCGCTGTCAAATGAACAGCTTGAGAAAATAAAAAAATAG
- a CDS encoding cyclic nucleotide-binding domain-containing protein, with the protein MNDLLQVLTKMKNILIIENDLDLLGKYSDVLKNSGHEVTAAFNSEMGINLAVSELPSLILCNTVLSNIDGFGVLSILSKNPSTTKIPFVFLNALSTPDIVKKGIACGADDFVTKPFQGDQLVRSVEARINKNKNQNWTSLPVSEASNNHPHNGKGLEKLFDLISQCKIRHIKKKQTLYYESDHSQWLYLLVEGCVKTLKLTADGRQMITGLYKPKSFIGLDTLLLDDPWLESAEATQNSSLYFISKSAIIDLLNEHVELNQHFIKILSANLHEKEDQLIELAYESVRKRLAQVLVRLSKDAVPIDQIDICRDELAGLAGIATETVSRILTDFKERGLIERNGSQIQIMDLGGLIKMKS; encoded by the coding sequence ATGAATGATCTGCTACAGGTATTGACAAAAATGAAAAACATTTTAATTATCGAAAATGATCTGGATTTACTGGGTAAATATTCGGATGTATTAAAAAATTCAGGGCATGAAGTAACAGCAGCATTTAATAGCGAAATGGGGATTAACCTTGCAGTAAGTGAACTTCCTAGTTTAATATTATGCAATACTGTGTTGTCAAATATAGATGGTTTTGGAGTATTATCTATATTATCAAAAAATCCATCAACTACTAAAATACCCTTCGTCTTTTTAAATGCTTTATCGACTCCAGATATTGTAAAAAAAGGTATAGCGTGTGGCGCTGATGATTTTGTCACCAAGCCATTTCAGGGCGATCAGCTTGTTAGATCTGTAGAAGCTCGAATTAACAAGAATAAGAATCAGAATTGGACATCATTGCCAGTTAGCGAGGCGAGTAATAATCATCCCCATAATGGTAAAGGCCTGGAAAAACTGTTCGATCTTATTTCTCAATGCAAAATAAGACATATCAAAAAGAAACAAACGTTGTATTACGAAAGCGATCATTCACAATGGCTTTATCTATTGGTAGAAGGTTGTGTTAAAACTTTGAAATTAACAGCCGATGGTCGACAAATGATCACAGGGTTGTATAAACCAAAAAGTTTTATTGGTTTGGATACTTTGTTGCTAGATGATCCTTGGCTTGAAAGTGCCGAAGCTACTCAGAATTCATCTCTTTATTTTATATCTAAAAGTGCAATTATTGATTTGTTAAACGAGCATGTCGAACTTAATCAACACTTTATTAAAATATTATCAGCCAATTTACATGAAAAAGAAGACCAACTTATAGAGCTTGCTTATGAGTCTGTGAGAAAAAGACTTGCACAAGTGTTGGTTCGGTTAAGTAAGGATGCAGTTCCAATAGACCAAATAGATATTTGTAGGGATGAGCTTGCTGGACTTGCTGGTATTGCTACAGAAACGGTTAGTAGAATACTTACCGATTTTAAAGAAAGAGGATTAATAGAAAGAAATGGAAGTCAGATCCAGATTATGGATCTTGGCGGTTTAATAAAGATGAAAAGCTAA
- the tnpB gene encoding IS66 family insertion sequence element accessory protein TnpB (TnpB, as the term is used for proteins encoded by IS66 family insertion elements, is considered an accessory protein, since TnpC, encoded by a neighboring gene, is a DDE family transposase.), with the protein MFALVSSHRFYLYDGFCDMRKSFDGLCGLISSGMQRQATSGEVFVFLNRSRTHVKLLHWEKGGFVLYYKRLESGTFLAPHTKNHELSWSDLVLMVEGIQVVKSIQKRRFSST; encoded by the coding sequence ATGTTTGCGCTAGTCTCATCGCATAGGTTTTATCTTTATGATGGTTTTTGCGACATGAGGAAGTCTTTTGATGGACTTTGTGGACTGATCAGTTCAGGTATGCAACGGCAGGCTACCAGTGGAGAGGTGTTCGTGTTCCTAAACCGTAGCCGTACGCACGTAAAGCTGTTACATTGGGAGAAGGGTGGCTTTGTGTTGTATTACAAACGTTTGGAAAGCGGAACTTTTCTGGCGCCACACACAAAAAACCACGAATTGTCCTGGAGTGATCTGGTACTGATGGTTGAAGGGATACAGGTCGTAAAAAGCATTCAAAAAAGACGTTTTTCTTCGACTTAA
- a CDS encoding universal stress protein, which translates to MEKILVATDLSAGSTSAIHFAYKLSQLKGATLIIVHVYHLLKPKSWRPHRFENYRQVRREFILTKLNKFLNRIFSNIEAPAVNFEIDLQMNPNIVTTILRCVSKHKCTCICLGIQGGGRLKKTIGASANKLIAKSPVPVISVPSFYKTKTIDSICYASDMTNYQKEIKKIVEFVKTLNFEIKLLHIVSPREIMLKATLLEARLFKRIGVAVKVKYALRTSTNTIIEDIDLAVRKIRPSLVVFFINKSKHYLNPILYTSTTHELSRLRKIPILTYKK; encoded by the coding sequence ATGGAAAAAATTCTGGTAGCTACAGATCTTTCGGCTGGTTCTACTTCAGCTATTCATTTTGCCTATAAATTGTCACAGTTAAAAGGTGCCACTTTGATTATTGTGCATGTTTATCATCTTTTGAAACCCAAAAGCTGGAGACCTCATAGGTTTGAAAATTACCGTCAAGTCAGAAGAGAATTTATATTAACTAAGTTAAACAAGTTTTTAAATCGAATTTTTAGTAACATAGAAGCGCCTGCCGTCAATTTTGAGATAGACCTTCAGATGAATCCAAATATAGTGACCACTATTTTGAGATGCGTGTCCAAGCATAAATGTACCTGTATATGCCTTGGTATTCAGGGGGGAGGGAGATTAAAAAAGACGATTGGTGCCTCAGCAAACAAATTAATTGCGAAATCTCCAGTTCCCGTGATTAGTGTGCCTAGTTTTTATAAGACAAAAACTATAGATAGTATTTGTTACGCTTCAGATATGACTAATTATCAAAAGGAAATCAAGAAGATTGTAGAGTTTGTAAAAACACTTAATTTTGAAATTAAATTATTGCATATTGTCTCTCCACGAGAAATTATGCTTAAAGCTACGCTTTTAGAAGCGCGGTTGTTCAAAAGAATAGGAGTTGCGGTTAAGGTTAAATATGCTCTCAGAACCTCGACGAACACTATAATTGAAGATATTGATCTTGCGGTTAGAAAAATAAGACCGTCTCTAGTTGTTTTTTTTATAAATAAATCTAAACACTATTTAAACCCAATACTTTATACTTCAACGACACACGAACTATCTCGCTTGAGAAAAATCCCGATATTAACTTATAAAAAGTAA
- a CDS encoding polysaccharide biosynthesis/export family protein, which produces MKTKHLLIIIYILTFSSCAQKRELAYFSNLAPQSAEKTIRDESIKIQQNDLLRININSLNPESNTLFTVNRQNAAGATYEGPAGYRVAKDGMITLPVIGNIKVEGLTITQTQDALIEKLAKYVKEPMVEVQLLNFKITVIGEVNKPSSFTIPGDHINLLEALGMAGDMTVYGKRENVLVIRQQNGKRIMKRLNLNQEDVLNDRFFNLMQNDIVYVEPDKSKAIEYSPSTRIMPIVIASISAVAVLISSILRN; this is translated from the coding sequence ATGAAAACAAAACACCTGCTAATTATTATATATATACTCACTTTTAGCTCATGTGCGCAAAAAAGAGAGTTGGCTTATTTCAGCAATTTAGCTCCGCAAAGCGCCGAGAAAACGATACGAGACGAATCAATAAAAATACAACAAAACGATCTTTTGAGGATAAATATAAATAGTCTTAACCCGGAATCAAACACGCTATTTACGGTTAACCGCCAAAATGCAGCAGGAGCTACCTATGAAGGACCGGCAGGTTACAGAGTAGCTAAAGACGGAATGATTACTCTCCCCGTAATAGGCAATATTAAAGTGGAAGGTTTGACTATTACACAAACCCAGGATGCATTAATAGAAAAACTAGCTAAATATGTCAAAGAACCAATGGTTGAAGTACAACTTTTAAATTTTAAGATTACCGTAATCGGAGAAGTAAATAAACCCTCGAGCTTTACCATACCTGGCGATCATATTAATTTATTAGAGGCGCTTGGTATGGCAGGCGATATGACGGTTTATGGTAAACGAGAAAACGTATTAGTCATTAGACAGCAAAATGGGAAAAGAATAATGAAAAGGTTGAATTTAAACCAAGAAGATGTGCTTAATGATCGCTTTTTTAATCTGATGCAAAACGATATAGTTTATGTGGAGCCGGATAAATCTAAAGCTATAGAGTATAGCCCTAGCACGAGAATTATGCCTATTGTTATTGCCTCTATATCGGCAGTTGCTGTCCTGATTTCATCCATTTTAAGAAATTAA
- a CDS encoding GumC family protein, translated as MFAEKNLNGPKDVAEALKSFTKNWPYFLISITTAIAFVYGFLFITPPVYKISSTLLVQDDKEGASMSNGTAFSDLNMFQTTKTVENETEIFRSRDLISKVLKDLNLETSYFQKVGFKTKELYGNTLPIKVEVQELKKGAYSRAIEITSINNNQFRLTVGNINMIANYNQPIKNKNYTILIKKGPAFKPEYGKINIQFQDLYKLTESYSLARLNIVPVVKDANTITISLNDNIPQRGLDILTNLIENYNINNVNNKNIIAQNTIKFIDDRLKYLINDLAGAEQDVENFKQQNQVTDFGIDAQLNATRSVEYNQLLAESVVKLGLVKSIEGYFQSNQAQGSLAPSAMGIEDPILNVMIGKFNDLQLERNRMLRTANAENPLVLNLNEQLSSLKSNILENLKSIKSGFNIQNKNLQKNYSQFYSKSKSVPTIERGLLERSRDQSVKTGLYHYLLQKREETALSLSTTVPTSQVIDRPAYNTVPIAPKAQMLYLCGLVFGCLIPAGFIYVRGFFNNKVRDTRTIELTGAKLLGELSHNLDKGTNVFQTDHRSTISELFRYIRMNLSFMTNQRHKMILVTSSMKGEGKTFFSINLATTLGMLNKKVVIVELDLRSPVLLKKLKLSSTLGVTDYLDDECISVDDIIQPSLLSDNVSVIGCSEIPKNPAEMIMSSRVDELLSELRKRFDYIIVDTSPVGQVADAFSLAPYVDISIYLVRYNYTNNYQLGILKDINDENKLKNLMVVFNDAKRGKNQKYGYGGYGYAMPN; from the coding sequence ATGTTTGCAGAAAAGAACTTAAACGGCCCTAAAGATGTTGCAGAAGCTTTGAAAAGTTTTACCAAAAACTGGCCCTATTTTTTAATTAGCATTACGACAGCAATAGCTTTCGTTTATGGCTTCTTGTTCATAACACCTCCTGTTTATAAAATTAGTAGCACATTGTTAGTACAAGACGATAAAGAGGGTGCTTCTATGTCTAACGGCACTGCTTTTAGCGATTTGAACATGTTCCAAACCACTAAAACAGTTGAAAATGAAACTGAAATTTTCAGATCAAGAGATTTGATATCTAAAGTTTTAAAAGATTTGAATCTTGAGACATCATACTTTCAGAAAGTAGGTTTTAAAACAAAAGAGTTATACGGTAATACATTACCTATTAAAGTAGAAGTACAGGAATTGAAAAAAGGAGCTTATTCCAGAGCTATAGAAATTACATCTATTAACAACAACCAATTTCGTTTAACAGTTGGTAATATTAATATGATTGCAAACTATAATCAACCTATCAAAAATAAAAACTATACAATACTAATAAAGAAAGGGCCTGCTTTTAAACCTGAATATGGAAAAATAAATATTCAATTTCAAGATCTGTATAAACTGACAGAGTCATATAGCTTAGCTAGGTTGAATATAGTTCCTGTAGTTAAAGATGCTAATACTATTACAATTAGTTTGAACGATAATATTCCGCAACGGGGATTAGATATTTTAACAAATCTTATTGAAAACTATAATATTAATAATGTAAACAATAAAAATATTATCGCTCAAAATACAATTAAGTTTATAGATGACAGATTAAAATATTTAATAAATGACCTCGCTGGAGCGGAACAAGATGTAGAGAACTTCAAACAACAAAATCAAGTGACCGATTTCGGTATAGATGCACAATTAAATGCAACAAGATCGGTTGAATACAACCAATTGTTAGCGGAATCAGTTGTAAAGCTCGGCCTAGTAAAATCTATAGAAGGTTATTTTCAAAGCAATCAGGCACAAGGCAGTTTAGCGCCAAGCGCCATGGGAATAGAAGATCCTATACTAAATGTAATGATTGGAAAGTTTAATGATTTACAGTTAGAAAGAAACAGAATGCTTCGTACAGCTAATGCTGAAAATCCTCTTGTTTTAAATTTGAATGAGCAATTATCAAGTTTAAAAAGCAACATTCTGGAAAACTTAAAGTCAATTAAAAGTGGGTTTAATATTCAGAACAAAAATTTACAAAAAAATTATTCACAATTCTATAGTAAAAGTAAATCTGTCCCTACAATAGAAAGAGGACTTTTAGAAAGAAGTAGAGATCAAAGTGTGAAAACTGGGTTATACCATTACTTGTTGCAAAAACGTGAAGAAACAGCATTATCATTGTCTACAACTGTACCTACATCACAAGTTATAGATAGACCAGCTTATAATACGGTACCTATTGCTCCAAAAGCACAAATGCTTTATTTATGTGGTTTAGTCTTCGGATGCTTAATACCTGCAGGGTTTATTTATGTTAGGGGATTTTTTAACAATAAAGTGAGGGATACCAGAACAATTGAGCTTACAGGTGCAAAATTGCTAGGTGAACTTTCCCACAATCTAGATAAAGGTACCAATGTTTTTCAAACAGACCATCGCTCCACTATTTCCGAGCTATTTAGGTACATACGCATGAATTTAAGCTTTATGACAAATCAACGTCATAAAATGATATTGGTTACATCAAGTATGAAAGGGGAAGGAAAGACATTTTTTAGCATCAATTTGGCGACTACATTAGGAATGCTTAATAAAAAAGTTGTTATTGTAGAACTTGATTTAAGGAGCCCCGTACTATTAAAAAAGTTAAAATTATCATCAACGCTAGGAGTTACAGATTATCTTGATGATGAGTGTATTTCTGTAGATGATATTATCCAACCCAGTCTATTATCAGATAATGTCAGTGTAATTGGGTGTTCAGAAATTCCAAAAAACCCAGCAGAAATGATAATGAGCTCCAGAGTTGATGAACTCCTAAGTGAATTAAGAAAACGCTTTGACTATATAATTGTAGATACATCCCCTGTTGGACAAGTAGCTGATGCTTTCAGTTTAGCGCCTTATGTAGATATAAGCATTTACCTGGTAAGATATAATTACACGAATAACTATCAATTAGGTATCCTGAAAGATATTAACGACGAAAATAAGCTTAAAAATCTAATGGTAGTATTTAACGACGCTAAAAGAGGAAAGAACC